In Psychrobacter ciconiae, the following are encoded in one genomic region:
- the sucC gene encoding ADP-forming succinate--CoA ligase subunit beta: protein MNLHEYQAKELLKGYGLPVQEGIIAHNGEEAAEAFDKTPTDIAVIKAQVHAGGRGKAGGVKLVKSREEAKQVAEELIGTNLVTYQTDAAGQPVNFVLIAEDMYPVKTELYLGAVVDRSSRRITFMASTEGGVEIEKVAEETPEKIFKVNVDPLVGLMPFQAREVAFKLGLEGKQINQFVKLMTGAYQAFVDNDFALFEINPLAVRENGEIVCVDGKIGIDSNALYRLPKIEALRDKSQENERELKASEFDLNYVALEGNIGCMVNGAGLAMATMDIIKLYGGKPANFLDVGGGATKERVVEAFKIILEDSSVEGVLINIFGGIVRCDMIAEAIIEAVKEVNVQVPVVVRLEGNNAEKGAKLLEESGLQLISAQGLSDAAQKIVDAVKKA, encoded by the coding sequence ATGAATTTACATGAGTATCAAGCAAAAGAGCTATTAAAAGGCTACGGATTGCCAGTTCAAGAAGGCATCATCGCTCACAATGGCGAAGAAGCTGCTGAAGCTTTTGACAAAACCCCAACGGACATCGCCGTTATCAAAGCTCAGGTTCATGCTGGTGGCCGTGGTAAAGCAGGTGGCGTTAAGCTTGTAAAATCACGTGAAGAAGCCAAACAAGTTGCTGAAGAATTGATTGGCACAAACTTGGTAACTTATCAAACTGACGCTGCAGGACAGCCTGTAAACTTCGTTCTTATTGCCGAAGATATGTATCCTGTAAAAACAGAACTTTATCTTGGTGCAGTGGTTGACCGCTCATCACGCCGAATCACCTTCATGGCATCTACTGAAGGCGGTGTTGAGATTGAAAAAGTTGCCGAAGAAACTCCTGAAAAGATTTTCAAAGTGAACGTTGATCCATTAGTAGGATTAATGCCGTTCCAAGCGCGTGAAGTTGCGTTCAAGCTAGGTCTTGAAGGCAAGCAAATCAACCAGTTCGTAAAATTGATGACTGGTGCTTATCAAGCATTTGTTGATAACGACTTTGCTTTATTTGAAATCAACCCACTTGCGGTTCGCGAAAACGGCGAAATCGTTTGTGTTGACGGCAAAATTGGTATCGACTCAAACGCCCTTTATCGCTTACCAAAAATCGAAGCGCTTCGCGACAAGTCTCAAGAAAATGAGCGCGAGCTAAAAGCTTCTGAATTTGACTTAAACTATGTTGCGCTAGAAGGTAACATCGGCTGTATGGTGAACGGTGCTGGTCTTGCGATGGCAACCATGGACATCATCAAGCTTTATGGCGGAAAACCAGCTAACTTCCTTGACGTTGGCGGCGGCGCGACCAAAGAGCGCGTGGTTGAAGCGTTCAAAATTATTTTAGAGGACAGCAGTGTCGAAGGCGTATTAATCAACATCTTTGGCGGTATCGTTCGCTGTGACATGATTGCAGAAGCCATCATCGAAGCGGTAAAAGAAGTGAACGTTCAAGTTCCTGTTGTGGTTCGCTTAGAAGGCAACAACGCTGAAAAAGGCGCGAAATTGCTTGAAGAGTCAGGATTGCAATTGATTTCAGCGCAAGGTCTATCAGACGCGGCACAAAAAATCGTTGACGCTGTTAAAAAAGCATAA
- the sdhA gene encoding succinate dehydrogenase flavoprotein subunit: protein MATRQDNTVSNIKTLSYDAVIVGGGGSGMRASLQLAEAGMKVAVLTKVFPTRSHTVAAQGGIGASLGNMSNDNWHFHFYDTVKGSDWLGDQDAIEYMCREAPKVVYELEHMGMPFDRNEDGTIYQRPFGGHTSNYGEKAVQRACAAADRTGHALLHTLYQKNLEKGTEFFIEWIALDLIKDEDGNINGVIAIEQETGTVAVFQSPTTILATGGAGRIFAASTNAYINTGDGIGMAVRAGIPLQDMEFWQFHPTGVAGAGVLLTEGCRGEGAILRNKDGEAFMERYAPTVKDLAPRDLVSRSMDQEIKEGRGCGPKGEYIVMDMTHLGVDTIMKRLPSVFEIGKNFANVDITKEPIPVIPTIHYMMGGIPTNIHGQVTVPDLDAGVDDEGLYHKGRVVKGLYAIGECACVSVHGANRLGTNSLLDLVVFGRAAGKHIVDEYHQTDHTYKPLDIHVLDFTVNRLNKLQQSTQGYNAQDVADEIRAIMQKHASVFRTQELMDEGVERILALEDKVNNIHLADKSQVFNTARIEALEVANLYEVAKATMISAAHRHESRGAHSVLDYDRPEDDDYAPNGRNDHEWMKHTIWYSEGNRIIYKPVRKSPLTVDYIEPKVRVY from the coding sequence ATGGCAACGAGACAAGATAATACCGTTAGCAATATTAAAACCTTAAGTTACGATGCGGTCATCGTCGGTGGCGGTGGCTCTGGCATGCGTGCCTCACTGCAATTGGCAGAAGCGGGAATGAAAGTTGCGGTTCTTACTAAAGTTTTTCCAACGCGGTCGCATACGGTTGCAGCTCAAGGCGGAATTGGCGCAAGTCTTGGCAACATGAGCAATGACAACTGGCATTTTCACTTTTATGATACGGTGAAGGGCTCTGATTGGCTGGGCGATCAAGACGCGATTGAATATATGTGCCGAGAAGCGCCAAAGGTCGTTTATGAGCTTGAGCATATGGGAATGCCGTTTGACCGTAACGAAGATGGCACGATTTATCAGCGCCCCTTTGGTGGTCACACCTCAAACTATGGTGAAAAAGCGGTTCAGCGCGCTTGTGCAGCAGCGGACAGAACGGGACATGCGCTACTGCATACCCTTTATCAAAAAAACCTTGAAAAGGGCACGGAGTTTTTTATTGAGTGGATTGCGCTTGATCTTATCAAAGATGAAGATGGCAACATCAATGGCGTGATTGCCATTGAGCAAGAAACCGGAACGGTGGCGGTGTTCCAGTCACCAACAACCATTTTGGCAACGGGCGGTGCAGGTCGTATTTTTGCAGCATCTACCAACGCTTATATCAATACCGGTGATGGCATTGGCATGGCGGTTCGCGCTGGCATTCCACTGCAAGATATGGAGTTTTGGCAGTTTCACCCAACCGGCGTTGCAGGCGCAGGCGTTCTGTTAACCGAAGGCTGCCGCGGTGAAGGGGCAATTCTTCGCAACAAAGACGGCGAGGCGTTCATGGAGCGTTACGCGCCGACGGTTAAAGATTTGGCGCCGCGTGATTTGGTGTCGCGCTCGATGGACCAAGAAATCAAAGAAGGTCGCGGCTGTGGTCCTAAAGGTGAGTACATTGTGATGGATATGACCCATTTGGGCGTCGATACCATCATGAAGCGCTTACCATCGGTGTTTGAAATTGGCAAAAACTTTGCCAACGTTGATATCACCAAAGAGCCGATTCCGGTGATTCCAACCATTCACTATATGATGGGCGGTATCCCAACCAACATTCATGGTCAGGTGACGGTTCCAGATTTGGATGCAGGCGTTGACGACGAAGGGCTTTATCATAAAGGTCGCGTGGTTAAGGGGCTTTATGCGATCGGCGAGTGCGCTTGCGTGAGCGTTCATGGCGCAAACCGTTTAGGAACTAACTCCTTACTTGACTTAGTGGTCTTTGGTCGTGCGGCAGGAAAACACATCGTTGATGAATACCATCAAACCGACCACACGTACAAGCCGCTTGATATTCACGTGTTAGATTTTACTGTTAACCGCTTGAATAAGCTTCAACAGTCAACCCAAGGCTATAACGCTCAAGACGTGGCAGATGAAATCCGCGCCATCATGCAAAAACATGCCAGCGTGTTCCGGACTCAAGAATTGATGGATGAAGGCGTTGAGCGCATTTTGGCGTTAGAAGACAAAGTCAATAACATTCATCTGGCGGACAAATCGCAAGTGTTTAACACCGCTCGCATTGAAGCACTTGAAGTTGCTAACCTTTATGAAGTGGCAAAAGCGACCATGATTTCAGCGGCGCATCGTCATGAAAGCCGCGGCGCTCATAGTGTTCTTGATTACGACCGCCCTGAAGATGATGACTATGCACCAAACGGTCGCAACGACCACGAGTGGATGAAGCACACGATTTGGTACTCTGAGGGCAACCGAATCATCTATAAGCCCGTTCGCAAAAGCCCATTGACGGTAGATTATATTGAGCCAAAAGTTCGCGTTTACTAA
- the sdhD gene encoding succinate dehydrogenase, hydrophobic membrane anchor protein: MIKNNSGVKSATGLTGSGSRDWVVQRISAVVLAVYSVVLVGFFLTHSNADFVQWSAFMTSLPMKLLSLLTIIALAGHAWVGMWTVFTDYVTLNQMGTKAAGIRLVLQALMIVAIFVYVFWGIMIFWGNGVGVVAV; encoded by the coding sequence ATGATTAAAAATAATTCAGGCGTAAAAAGCGCCACAGGACTTACCGGCTCAGGGTCTCGTGATTGGGTGGTTCAGCGTATAAGTGCCGTAGTATTGGCGGTCTATAGCGTCGTTTTGGTGGGCTTTTTTTTAACGCACAGTAATGCTGATTTTGTGCAGTGGTCAGCGTTTATGACCAGCCTTCCAATGAAGCTGTTAAGCTTGCTTACCATCATTGCGCTGGCAGGTCACGCTTGGGTTGGGATGTGGACGGTGTTTACTGATTACGTGACGCTCAATCAAATGGGAACAAAAGCGGCCGGAATCCGGTTGGTGCTACAAGCATTGATGATTGTTGCCATTTTTGTGTATGTATTTTGGGGCATCATGATTTTTTGGGGTAACGGCGTTGGTGTCGTTGCGGTGTAA
- a CDS encoding succinate dehydrogenase iron-sulfur subunit, translated as MSRGTRTIEIYRYDPDKDQAPYMQTYTIELLESDRMLLDVLLRLKKDDESLTFRRSCREGICGSDGVNINGKNGLACLINMNTLPEKVVIRPLPGLPVVRDLVVDMNQFYEQYEKVHPYLINDQPAPPTERLQSPEQREKLNGLYECILCACCSTSCPSFWWNPDKFLGPSALLNAYRFVADSRDGDTQARLARLDDPFSLFRCRGIMNCVAVCPKGLNPTQAIGHLRNMLIDLAG; from the coding sequence ATGAGCCGAGGTACTCGCACCATTGAAATTTACCGCTACGATCCGGACAAGGATCAAGCGCCCTACATGCAAACCTATACGATTGAGCTGCTAGAATCTGATCGTATGTTGCTTGACGTTTTACTGCGCCTTAAAAAGGACGATGAAAGCCTCACCTTTCGCCGCTCGTGCCGCGAGGGCATTTGTGGCTCTGACGGCGTGAACATCAACGGCAAAAACGGTCTGGCATGTTTGATTAACATGAATACCTTGCCAGAAAAAGTCGTCATCAGACCACTGCCAGGGCTTCCTGTTGTTCGTGATCTGGTCGTGGACATGAACCAATTTTACGAGCAATACGAAAAGGTTCATCCATACTTGATCAATGACCAACCAGCGCCGCCAACAGAGCGATTGCAGTCGCCTGAACAGCGTGAAAAACTAAACGGCTTATACGAGTGTATCTTATGCGCTTGTTGCTCAACCAGCTGCCCGTCATTTTGGTGGAACCCTGATAAATTTTTAGGACCATCAGCGCTATTAAACGCTTACCGTTTTGTCGCTGACAGCCGTGATGGCGACACCCAAGCCCGCCTTGCCAGACTTGACGACCCATTTAGCCTATTTCGCTGTCGCGGCATCATGAACTGTGTTGCCGTTTGCCCGAAAGGGTTAAACCCAACTCAAGCTATCGGTCACTTAAGAAATATGCTGATTGATTTGGCAGGTTAA
- the lpdA gene encoding dihydrolipoyl dehydrogenase, protein MKENYDLVVIGGGPGGYEAAIRGAQLGMSVACIEKRTYKGEPALGGTCLNVGCIPSKALLDSSHRYEATKHELGEHGISTGDVSIDIPQMIERKEGIVKQLTGGVAALLKGNGVDWLQGWGTLVDGKGADKKVKFTALSDDSESTITAKSVILASGSVPVDIPVAKTDGERIVDSTGALDFTEAPKRLGVIGAGVIGLELGSVWRRLGSEVIIYEALPSFLAAADKDMSKEAAKLFKKQGLDIRVDTKVVKAEVQGDEVVVTSECKGETTEERFDKLIVCVGRRAYAEKLLGEDSGINLTERGLVEVDDQCKTNLDGVYAIGDLVRGPMLAHKAMEEGMMAVERIHGEKAQVNYDTIINVIYTHPEIAWVGLTEQEATEAGFEVKIGSFNLAANGRALAQSEAQGSIKVVADAKTDRLLGMHAICAGAGDIVHQGMIAMEFVSSIEDLQLMTFAHPTVSEAVHEAALSADGRAIHAIQRKRRK, encoded by the coding sequence ATGAAAGAGAATTACGATCTCGTCGTTATTGGCGGCGGTCCTGGCGGCTATGAAGCAGCCATTCGCGGCGCTCAGCTTGGCATGAGTGTGGCTTGTATCGAAAAGCGCACCTACAAAGGCGAGCCTGCTTTAGGTGGTACTTGCTTAAACGTTGGTTGTATCCCATCAAAAGCCCTTCTTGATAGCTCGCACCGCTATGAGGCAACTAAGCATGAGCTTGGTGAGCACGGCATCAGCACCGGTGATGTTAGCATTGACATCCCACAAATGATTGAGCGTAAAGAAGGCATCGTCAAGCAGTTGACGGGCGGTGTTGCTGCATTATTAAAAGGCAATGGCGTCGACTGGCTTCAAGGCTGGGGAACACTGGTTGACGGCAAAGGCGCCGACAAAAAAGTTAAATTTACTGCCTTAAGTGATGACAGCGAAAGCACTATCACGGCTAAAAGCGTTATTTTAGCGTCAGGGTCAGTTCCTGTTGACATCCCAGTTGCCAAAACTGACGGCGAGCGTATCGTTGATTCAACGGGCGCGCTTGATTTCACGGAAGCGCCTAAGCGTTTAGGCGTGATTGGTGCCGGTGTTATTGGTCTTGAGCTTGGCTCAGTTTGGCGTCGTCTTGGTAGTGAAGTGATCATTTATGAAGCGCTTCCAAGCTTTTTAGCCGCCGCTGACAAAGACATGTCAAAAGAAGCAGCTAAATTGTTTAAAAAGCAAGGTCTGGACATCCGCGTCGACACCAAAGTAGTTAAGGCTGAAGTTCAAGGTGATGAAGTGGTCGTAACCAGCGAATGCAAAGGCGAGACTACTGAAGAGCGTTTTGATAAGCTCATCGTTTGTGTGGGTCGCCGAGCTTATGCTGAAAAACTTCTTGGCGAAGACAGTGGCATTAACTTGACCGAGCGCGGCTTGGTTGAAGTTGATGATCAGTGCAAAACCAACCTTGATGGCGTTTACGCCATTGGCGATTTGGTTCGCGGTCCTATGCTTGCTCACAAAGCGATGGAAGAAGGCATGATGGCAGTTGAGCGCATTCATGGTGAAAAAGCGCAAGTCAACTATGATACCATCATCAATGTCATCTACACGCATCCAGAAATTGCTTGGGTTGGCTTAACCGAACAAGAAGCGACTGAAGCAGGATTTGAAGTCAAAATCGGCTCATTTAACTTAGCAGCAAACGGTCGCGCCTTAGCTCAAAGTGAAGCTCAAGGCTCAATCAAAGTAGTTGCCGATGCTAAGACAGATCGCCTACTTGGCATGCACGCCATTTGCGCTGGTGCAGGCGACATCGTTCATCAAGGTATGATTGCGATGGAATTTGTTTCAAGCATCGAAGATTTACAATTGATGACGTTTGCTCACCCAACCGTTTCAGAAGCCGTTCATGAAGCCGCCCTGTCAGCGGACGGTCGCGCGATTCACGCCATTCAGCGTAAGCGCCGCAAATAA
- the sdhC gene encoding succinate dehydrogenase, cytochrome b556 subunit yields the protein MPAVKSNRPINLPLSQVISVNAKSPIAIASIMHRVSGIILFLLIPVLLWLLQTSLSSPESFDALFDNVLLRFIVWIFVAATAFHFVMGIKHLLADMGMTEELKSGRAAAVVSFVIAAILIVASFVWVMF from the coding sequence ATGCCCGCTGTGAAAAGCAACCGACCTATTAATCTGCCGCTTAGCCAAGTGATTAGCGTCAACGCAAAATCACCCATTGCGATTGCCTCCATCATGCATCGTGTCTCCGGCATTATCTTATTTTTACTCATTCCTGTTCTTCTGTGGTTATTGCAAACCTCGCTTAGCTCTCCTGAAAGCTTTGATGCTTTATTTGACAATGTGCTGCTTCGCTTTATCGTCTGGATTTTTGTGGCGGCAACGGCGTTTCATTTTGTGATGGGGATTAAGCATTTGCTTGCTGATATGGGGATGACTGAGGAGCTCAAGTCAGGGCGCGCCGCAGCTGTCGTAAGCTTTGTCATTGCCGCGATTTTGATTGTCGCGTCATTTGTATGGGTGATGTTCTAA
- the odhB gene encoding 2-oxoglutarate dehydrogenase complex dihydrolipoyllysine-residue succinyltransferase, with the protein MAEIKAPVFPESVADGTIVEWHVSEGQQVNRDDLLAEIETDKVVLEVVAPDNGVVTKIVKQVDDTVLSDELIAEFEAGATASDSAPAAESSEAPAEKAPEQLGYGDLPNRPEAPHAEEKDHKDQSPAVRKAAKESGVDPKNVEGSGRGGRVTKADMANPTLKADSSITTDSGRPVAEATGERSEKRVPMTRLRKRVAERLLSASQDTAMLTTFNEVNMKPLMDLRAKYKDRFEKRHGTRLGFMSLFVKAATEALKRFPAVNASLDGDDIVYHGYYDIGVAVSSDRGLVVPVLRDTDRMTMADVEASIREFGSRAQQGKLGIEDMTGGTFTISNGGVFGSLMSTPILNPPQTAILGMHAINERPMAVDGKVEILPMMYLALSYDHRMIDGKEAVQFLVTIKELIEDPAMLLLDL; encoded by the coding sequence ATGGCTGAGATTAAAGCCCCCGTTTTTCCAGAATCAGTTGCTGATGGTACCATCGTTGAGTGGCACGTAAGTGAAGGTCAACAGGTCAACCGTGACGATTTACTTGCCGAAATCGAAACTGACAAAGTTGTTCTTGAGGTTGTTGCTCCAGACAATGGCGTCGTTACTAAAATCGTAAAACAAGTTGACGATACTGTTTTATCTGATGAATTGATTGCTGAATTTGAAGCCGGTGCTACCGCAAGCGATAGTGCTCCTGCAGCTGAATCAAGCGAAGCGCCTGCTGAAAAAGCGCCTGAGCAACTAGGCTATGGCGACTTGCCAAACCGTCCAGAAGCGCCGCACGCTGAAGAAAAAGACCATAAAGATCAAAGCCCAGCAGTCAGAAAAGCTGCTAAAGAATCTGGCGTTGACCCTAAAAATGTTGAAGGTTCAGGTCGCGGTGGTCGAGTCACTAAAGCTGACATGGCAAACCCAACCTTAAAAGCTGACAGCAGCATCACCACTGACAGCGGTCGCCCTGTTGCTGAAGCCACAGGCGAGCGTAGCGAAAAACGTGTGCCAATGACTCGTCTTCGCAAACGTGTGGCAGAGCGTTTATTATCAGCCTCACAAGATACCGCTATGCTCACGACGTTTAACGAAGTGAACATGAAGCCTTTGATGGATCTTCGTGCCAAATATAAAGACCGCTTTGAAAAACGTCATGGTACGCGTCTTGGCTTTATGTCATTGTTCGTAAAAGCTGCAACCGAAGCGCTTAAGCGCTTCCCTGCAGTAAACGCTTCACTAGATGGTGATGACATCGTTTATCACGGCTACTACGACATTGGTGTTGCAGTATCTTCAGATCGTGGTCTTGTTGTTCCGGTTCTTCGTGATACCGACCGCATGACCATGGCAGACGTTGAAGCCAGCATTCGTGAGTTTGGCAGCCGCGCTCAGCAAGGTAAGCTTGGCATTGAAGATATGACCGGCGGTACGTTCACCATCTCAAACGGCGGCGTATTTGGCTCACTCATGTCAACGCCAATTTTGAATCCACCACAAACTGCAATTCTTGGTATGCACGCGATCAATGAGCGTCCAATGGCAGTCGACGGTAAGGTTGAAATTTTACCAATGATGTACCTAGCGCTATCTTACGACCACCGTATGATCGATGGTAAAGAGGCGGTTCAGTTCTTGGTCACCATCAAAGAGTTGATCGAAGATCCAGCCATGCTATTGCTTGATCTATAA
- a CDS encoding 2-oxoglutarate dehydrogenase E1 component produces the protein MNSITKDPAAATELAGDNALYIESLYEQFLSDPDSVDADWQEYFKQYQSPNDAPHNAIKDQFLLLARNQTANKRSESGTTSSANCADPKQMAVQQLISAYRRRGHRRAQLDPLELQPRAEVEDLTLAYHGLSEADLDTVYPTNDLSIGKSEATLREIIEIMERVYCRYIGIEYMHVSTSTEKRWMEKYLESNHGYIEFDKEKRLSILERLTAAEGLEKYLARKYTGVKRFGLEGGESFIPMVNEIIQRAGGYGTKEMLIGMAHRGRLNLLVNILGKNPADLFDEFDGKVQPEKGSGDVKYHNGYSSNVMTPGGEAHLALAFNPSHLEIVSPVLEGSVRARQVRRNDTTGNLVLPIVVHGDAAFAGQGVVQETFQMSQTRAYSTGGTVHIVINNQVGFTTSRQEDARSTEYCTDVAKMVHAPVLHVNGDDPESVIFAAQLALDYRHEFGKDIVIDLFCYRRNGHNEADEPSATQPLMYAVIKKLPTTRTIYVKKLVDAGVISNEEATKLEDEYRESLDRGEYVVNSLVLEPNTDLFVDWTPYLGHELEDDWDTSIDIEKLKAYGRKMAEIPADFKLQRQVQKVVEQRLAMQTGEEPLNWGAAETLAYASLVEDDILVRITGEDVGRGTFSHRHTELFNINDGSMYVPLAHLSENQARFATYNSLLSEEAVLAFEYGYATTVPNALIIWEAQFGDFVNGAQVVIDQFISSGETKWQRVCGLTMLLPHGFEGQGPEHSSARLERFLQLCAEDNMQVITPTTPAQIFHALRRQAIRPIRKPLIVMSPKSLLRHKLATSTLEELANGKFETVLPELDQLDNSKVTRLVICGGKVYYDLLEQRRALGLDHVAIVRIEQLYPFPEERLNEEISKYDNLAEIVWTQEEPLNQGAWYYLAPEMYRTVIAHSSKAQLLDPVARPASAAPATGSSKIHVEQQQALVAGGLGIEVNQLAK, from the coding sequence ATGAATAGTATAACTAAAGACCCAGCTGCAGCCACCGAGCTTGCTGGTGACAATGCCTTATATATTGAGTCCCTTTACGAGCAGTTTTTAAGCGACCCTGATAGCGTCGACGCTGATTGGCAGGAGTACTTTAAGCAGTATCAATCGCCAAATGATGCGCCGCACAATGCTATTAAGGATCAGTTTTTACTGTTGGCTCGTAACCAAACGGCGAATAAACGTTCTGAAAGCGGCACAACCTCTAGCGCAAATTGCGCTGACCCAAAACAAATGGCCGTTCAGCAGCTGATTTCTGCTTATCGCCGCCGTGGTCATCGCCGCGCTCAGCTTGATCCTTTAGAGTTGCAGCCACGCGCTGAAGTTGAAGATCTCACTCTTGCCTATCATGGGTTATCAGAAGCGGATTTAGACACCGTTTATCCAACCAATGATTTAAGCATTGGTAAATCAGAAGCTACCCTCCGCGAAATCATTGAAATTATGGAGCGTGTTTACTGCCGTTATATCGGTATTGAGTATATGCACGTGTCTACCAGCACTGAAAAGCGTTGGATGGAAAAATACCTTGAGTCAAACCATGGCTATATCGAGTTTGATAAAGAAAAACGCTTATCTATTCTTGAGCGTTTGACCGCAGCGGAAGGTCTGGAAAAATACTTAGCGCGTAAATATACCGGCGTGAAGCGCTTTGGTCTTGAAGGCGGCGAAAGTTTTATTCCTATGGTGAACGAAATCATTCAGCGCGCTGGTGGCTACGGCACCAAAGAGATGCTGATTGGCATGGCGCACCGTGGTCGTTTAAACCTTTTGGTGAATATTTTAGGTAAAAACCCAGCCGATTTATTTGATGAGTTTGATGGCAAAGTTCAGCCTGAAAAAGGCTCAGGTGACGTTAAATACCACAATGGTTATTCATCAAACGTGATGACTCCAGGTGGTGAGGCACATTTAGCCCTTGCTTTTAACCCATCGCATCTTGAAATTGTCTCGCCGGTATTAGAAGGTTCAGTTCGTGCGCGTCAAGTCCGCCGTAATGATACGACCGGTAATCTAGTCTTGCCAATCGTGGTTCATGGTGATGCCGCTTTTGCCGGTCAAGGTGTGGTTCAAGAAACCTTCCAAATGTCGCAAACCCGAGCTTATAGCACGGGCGGCACGGTTCATATTGTCATCAATAACCAAGTAGGCTTTACCACCAGCCGTCAAGAAGATGCCCGCTCAACAGAATACTGTACTGACGTTGCCAAAATGGTTCATGCGCCTGTGCTACACGTGAACGGTGACGATCCTGAATCAGTTATCTTTGCCGCGCAGCTTGCCCTTGACTACCGTCATGAGTTTGGTAAAGACATCGTTATTGATCTGTTTTGCTACCGCCGTAACGGTCATAACGAAGCTGATGAGCCATCAGCCACTCAGCCGCTCATGTACGCTGTGATCAAGAAACTGCCAACCACCCGCACAATTTATGTAAAAAAATTGGTGGATGCAGGGGTAATCAGTAATGAAGAAGCGACCAAGCTTGAAGATGAATATCGTGAGTCACTTGATCGCGGTGAGTACGTAGTTAATTCATTGGTCTTAGAGCCCAACACTGATTTGTTTGTTGATTGGACGCCATATTTAGGTCATGAGCTTGAAGATGATTGGGATACTAGCATCGATATCGAAAAGCTCAAAGCTTATGGCAGAAAAATGGCTGAAATCCCAGCTGATTTCAAACTTCAACGCCAAGTTCAAAAAGTAGTTGAGCAGCGTCTTGCGATGCAAACTGGTGAAGAGCCCTTAAACTGGGGCGCCGCTGAAACTCTAGCTTACGCCAGTTTAGTTGAAGATGATATCTTAGTTCGTATCACTGGTGAAGACGTTGGTCGTGGTACGTTCTCACATCGTCATACTGAGCTATTTAACATTAATGATGGCAGCATGTATGTACCGCTTGCCCATCTGAGTGAAAACCAAGCTCGCTTTGCAACCTATAACTCTTTGCTATCAGAAGAGGCGGTCTTAGCCTTTGAATATGGCTACGCCACCACCGTTCCTAATGCATTGATCATTTGGGAAGCTCAGTTTGGTGACTTTGTGAACGGCGCTCAAGTCGTTATTGACCAATTCATTTCAAGCGGCGAGACCAAATGGCAGCGCGTTTGTGGTTTGACCATGCTATTGCCACACGGCTTTGAAGGTCAAGGTCCTGAGCACTCATCGGCTCGCCTTGAGCGCTTCTTGCAGCTTTGTGCTGAAGACAATATGCAAGTGATCACCCCAACGACGCCTGCACAAATTTTCCACGCGCTGCGCCGTCAAGCGATTCGTCCGATCCGCAAGCCGCTGATCGTGATGTCTCCAAAGAGCTTGTTGCGTCATAAGCTTGCAACCTCGACACTTGAAGAGCTTGCTAACGGTAAATTTGAAACCGTCTTGCCTGAACTTGATCAACTTGATAACAGCAAAGTAACTCGTCTTGTCATCTGTGGTGGCAAAGTGTACTACGATTTGCTTGAGCAGCGCCGTGCTCTTGGTCTTGATCACGTTGCGATCGTTCGTATTGAGCAGCTTTATCCGTTCCCAGAAGAGCGCCTCAATGAGGAAATCAGCAAGTACGACAATTTGGCTGAGATTGTTTGGACTCAAGAAGAGCCGCTCAACCAAGGCGCTTGGTACTACCTAGCTCCTGAGATGTATCGCACCGTAATCGCGCATTCAAGCAAAGCGCAATTACTTGACCCTGTTGCGCGTCCTGCCAGTGCAGCTCCTGCTACCGGATCTAGCAAAATTCATGTCGAGCAGCAGCAAGCGTTGGTTGCCGGCGGTCTTGGCATTGAAGTGAACCAACTAGCAAAATAA